In Pyrus communis chromosome 1, drPyrComm1.1, whole genome shotgun sequence, the following are encoded in one genomic region:
- the LOC137711344 gene encoding uncharacterized protein isoform X2: MLVGVKLQLAWNPRINQNANHSFAVNINPRRLPHHLRLPPRRLSSVSVQSQFVKEASGRPVSSLYTETVGSPSLSQTSLLQPPQWNLTHRHLVVLNVVACAVAVSATCLFFSAIPTLLAFKRAAQSLEKLMDVMREELPDTMAAVRLSGMEISDLTMELSDIGHEITQGVRSSTRAVRVAEERLRGLANMASSGNKSEN, translated from the exons ATGTTGGTGGGTGTGAAATTACAGTTGGCGTGGAACCCTAGGATTAACCAGAACGCCAACCACAGCTTTGCGGTCAACATAAACCCTCGCCGCCTGCCCCACCATCTCAGGCTACCGCCTCGACGGCTCAGCTCAGTGTCCGTCCAGTCGCAGTTTGTTAAAGAAGCATCTGGGCGGCCAGTTTCATCTCTTTACACTGAAACTGTCGGATCTCCATCACTATCTCAGACTTCACTTCTTCAGCCCCCTCAGTGGAACCTCACCCACCGCCACCTCGTCGTCCTCAATGTCGTTGCTTGCGCG GTAGCAGTTTCGGCGACATGTCTCTTCTTCTCTGCAATCCCCACCCTCCTG GCTTTCAAAAGGGCAGCTCAATCACTTGAAAAGCTGATGGATGTTATGAGGGAAGAGCTTCCCGACACGATGGCTGCTGTTCGCTTATCCGGGATGGAGATTAGTGACCTCACTATGGAGCTCAGTGATATTGG CCATGAAATTACACAAGGCGTTAGAAGTTCCACTCGTGCTGTTCGTGTGGCGGAGGAGAGGTTGCGCGGCTTGGCAAACATGGCTTCATCAG GTAACAAGTCAGAAAACTGA
- the LOC137711344 gene encoding uncharacterized protein isoform X1: MLVGVKLQLAWNPRINQNANHSFAVNINPRRLPHHLRLPPRRLSSVSVQSQFVKEASGRPVSSLYTETVGSPSLSQTSLLQPPQWNLTHRHLVVLNVVACAVAVSATCLFFSAIPTLLAFKRAAQSLEKLMDVMREELPDTMAAVRLSGMEISDLTMELSDIGHEITQGVRSSTRAVRVAEERLRGLANMASSAPVQVTSQKTEVPGPVLAKTARGIREGIVKGRALWQMFFALTRFSRLALNFLTNRTKR, from the exons ATGTTGGTGGGTGTGAAATTACAGTTGGCGTGGAACCCTAGGATTAACCAGAACGCCAACCACAGCTTTGCGGTCAACATAAACCCTCGCCGCCTGCCCCACCATCTCAGGCTACCGCCTCGACGGCTCAGCTCAGTGTCCGTCCAGTCGCAGTTTGTTAAAGAAGCATCTGGGCGGCCAGTTTCATCTCTTTACACTGAAACTGTCGGATCTCCATCACTATCTCAGACTTCACTTCTTCAGCCCCCTCAGTGGAACCTCACCCACCGCCACCTCGTCGTCCTCAATGTCGTTGCTTGCGCG GTAGCAGTTTCGGCGACATGTCTCTTCTTCTCTGCAATCCCCACCCTCCTG GCTTTCAAAAGGGCAGCTCAATCACTTGAAAAGCTGATGGATGTTATGAGGGAAGAGCTTCCCGACACGATGGCTGCTGTTCGCTTATCCGGGATGGAGATTAGTGACCTCACTATGGAGCTCAGTGATATTGG CCATGAAATTACACAAGGCGTTAGAAGTTCCACTCGTGCTGTTCGTGTGGCGGAGGAGAGGTTGCGCGGCTTGGCAAACATGGCTTCATCAG CACCGGTGCAGGTAACAAGTCAGAAAACTGAGGTGCCAGGGCCCGTTTTAGCTAAAACTGCAAGAGGCATACGGGAGGGGATTGTTAAGGGTCGTGCACTATGGCAAATGTTTTTCGCTCTCACCCGGTTTTCGAGGTTGGCACTTAACTTTTTAACAAATCGAACTAAGCGGTAG